One region of Pagrus major chromosome 7, Pma_NU_1.0 genomic DNA includes:
- the LOC140999263 gene encoding uncharacterized protein: MATGVNYWSSYEPSYKVSECVWGGEQESSSEEGGGGVTWEAQAMEVKDQLISAPDPLTCPDRKRRERMAELQERRRSLQALLSTRLAELRCVCLQEAELTGAVPSDYPLEAGEKPPCIRRRGGTSRQGNRKCRAEDDVDCQRSKPKKTLFSGALRKHSDSEHNTHTQTHTHHGKRTVHRGCHTDDTVRSESSSTSDSTGHDNDDGVSQCRPPLVSAGSPVEVLYQNKTRKNSLHNRCDHPDALQAHRPLPLPPSHPPPIPLHPPPPPPRSQDSSSSSGPSDPSAVEGGVRVNGARHSHSSDALLDRNNPPEEEGGLQQGGLWVNGLLGSRGTNTAGAFRSSETLTDGRTRTNIALSEGGGVGRGRGGGYSEVLLDYVWGKQQQLQLQQSQTNNRQPITSQHQLLYNGFSSQQLPGAPPTCRSHPSDQRRIKVTRTKSCGPFLPVQQSQTDTHNPPLSAIQPDPHPHLLPPRPPHLPPTQDAQLEEATRSLHKALALEGLRDWYLRNTIGSTHQNQASGKVNTGVNTKVNSGVKGQAGGGGALQGRRRTTGVIQTETSHHHAPLHHKQTLPHSATFHGHPLHGRSVDSSLHHDSFPPHKQEVPLRDLTLDQPSPGTLV; encoded by the exons ATGGCCACAGGAGTGAACTACTGGAGCTCTTATGAACCCAGTTACAAG gtgagtgagtgtgtgtggggcgGCGAACAGGAGTCGAGcagcgaggagggaggaggcggaGTCACATGGGAGGCACAAGCCATGGAGGTCAAAGATCAACTCATCTCAGCACCTG ACCCTCTCACCTGTCCAGACAGGAAGCGGAGGGAGCGAAtggcagagctgcaggagaggaGGCGGAGCCTGCAGGCGCTGCTCAGCACACGACTGGCTGAGCTGAGATGCGTCTGTCTGCAGGAGGCG GAGCTGACGGGGGCAGTGCCCAGTGACTACCCCCTGGAGGCGGGAGAGAAACCGCCCTGCATCCGACGGAGAGGCGGGACGTCTCGCcaaggaaacaggaagtgtcgAGCAGAG gaTGACGTCGACTGTcagcgttcaaaaccaaagaAAACTTTATTCAGTGGAGCTCTGAGGAAACACAGCGActctgaacacaacacacatactcagacacacacacaccacggcAAGAGGACTGTGcacagaggctgccacacag ACGACACGGTGAGATCAGAAAGCAGCTCCACATCAGACTCAACGGGACACGACAacg atgACGGTGTGTCTCAGTGTCGCCCCCCGCTGGTCTCTGCTGGTTCTCCAGTTGAGGTTCTCTACCAGAACAAAACCAGGAAGAACTCATTGCacaacag GTGCGACCATCCAGATGCTCTTCAGGCCCACaggcccctccccctccctccctctcaccccCCTCCCatccccctccaccccccccctcctccccctcgctctcaggactcctcctcctcctcgggcCCCTCTGATCCCAGCGCGGTGGAGGGCGGAGTCAGGGTGAATGGCGCTCGCCACAGTCACAGCTCAGATGCCCTCCTGGACCGCAACAACCCcccggaggaggagggggggctgcAGCAGGGGGGATTGTGGGTAAACGGTCTGCTGGGGTCCCGAGGAACTAACACGGCCGGAGCGTTCAGGAGCTCTGAGACGCTGACGGACGGACGCACGAGGACGAATATCGCACTGAGCGAGGGGGGAGGGGTGGGGCGAGGGAGAGGAGGCGGGTATAGCGAGGTGCTGCTGGACTACGTCTGggggaaacagcagcagctgcagctgcagcagtcccAGACCAACAACAGGCAGccaatcacatcacagcaccagCTGCTCTACAACGGCTTCTCCTCCCAGCAGCTCCCGGGAGCCCCGCCCACATGCCGCAGTCACCCGAGTGACCAGCGGCGGATCAAAGTGACCCGCACCAAATCCTGCGGCCCCTTCCTCCCGGTGCAGCAGAGCCAGACCGATACCCACAATCCTCCTCTGTCCGCCATCCAGCCcgacccccacccccacctgcTGCCCCCCCGCCCACCACACCTGCCCCCCACCCAGGATGCACAGCTGGAGGAGGCCACCAGGAGCCTCCACAAGGCCCTCGCCCTGGAAG GTCTGAGGGACTGGTACCTGAGGAACACGATAGGCTCCACCCACCAAAACCAAGCCAGCGGAAAGGTCAACACAGGGGTCAATACTAAGGTAAACagtggggtcaaaggtcaggccGGAGGGGGCGGAGCTCTGCAGGGCAGACGGAGGACGACCGGTGTCATCCAGACGGAGACGAGTCATCATCACGCTCCGCTGCATCACAAACAGACGCTGCCGCATTCAGCCACGTTCCACGGACACCCGCTGCACGGCAG gtctgtGGACAGCTCTCTCCACCACGACTCCTTCCCTCCTCACAAACAGGAAGTCCCTCTCAGAGACCTGACTCTGGACCAGCCGTCTCCTGGAACGCTCGTCTGA